A window of the Brassica oleracea var. oleracea cultivar TO1000 chromosome C1, BOL, whole genome shotgun sequence genome harbors these coding sequences:
- the LOC106322645 gene encoding transcription factor TCP4-like: protein MADDHDEAHHFLHPQPPPPSSMRHGAASDEIVEVQGGHIVRSTGKKDRHSKVCTAKGPRDRRVRLSAHTAIQFYDVQDRLGFDRPSKAVDWLIRKAQTSIDELAQLPPWSPADAIRKAAANAKPRRTAAKTKISPSPPPPQREQLQFGGARSGGFNGVAELPSFLPPSMDSESFFPVVGSSTKAPPSQDLRLSLHSFPDGPPSLHHSAPEPVLFYGQSNPFGYDTSTGGWEQQSIQRLVACNGGGATDTGNGGGGFLFAPPPNASATSFQPVLGQSQLCSQRGPLQSSYTPMIRAWFDPHHHQSISTEDLSHHIPPPVFASGEFSSGFRVPARFQGQEEEQHDGLTSKPSSASSISRD, encoded by the coding sequence ATGGCAGACGACCACGACGAAGCTCACCACTTCCTCCACCCTCAACCCCCGCCGCCTTCTTCAATGAGGCACGGCGCTGCGTCAGACGAGATAGTGGAGGTTCAAGGAGGTCACATTGTGCGGTCGACGGGGAAAAAAGACCGGCACAGCAAAGTCTGCACGGCCAAAGGGCCACGTGACCGGCGCGTGAGGCTATCGGCTCACACGGCGATTCAGTTCTACGACGTTCAAGACCGCCTTGGCTTCGACCGTCCGAGCAAAGCCGTTGACTGGCTTATCAGAAAGGCTCAGACTTCCATCGACGAGCTCGCTCAGCTTCCTCCGTGGAGTCCCGCCGATGCTATTCGCAAAGCCGCCGCAAACGCTAAACCGAGAAGAACCGCCGCCAAAACCAAAATCTCGCCGTCGCCGCCGCCGCCGCAACGGGAACAGCTTCAGTTTGGGGGTGCACGGTCCGGTGGATTCAACGGAGTGGCGGAGCTTCCGAGTTTTCTTCCTCCGTCGATGGATTCAGAGTCGTTTTTCCCGGTGGTTGGCTCCTCGACGAAAGCTCCTCCGAGTCAAGATCTCCGTCTCTCGCTGCACTCGTTCCCGGATGGTCCACCGTCGCTTCACCACTCAGCTCCCGAGCCTGTTCTGTTCTACGGACAGAGCAATCCGTTTGGGTACGATACATCGACGGGTGGCTGGGAGCAACAGTCGATTCAGAGACTGGTAGCTTGTAACGGCGGCGGAGCAACCGATACAGGAAACGGAGGAGGAGGGTTTCTGTTTGCTCCACCTCCTAATGCTTCAGCGACGTCGTTTCAGCCGGTACTTGGCCAAAGTCAGCTTTGTTCTCAGAGGGGTCCCCTTCAGTCCAGTTACACGCCCATGATCCGTGCTTGGTTTGATCCTCATCACCATCAATCCATCTCCACCGAGGATCTCAGCCATCATATTCCTCCGCCGGTATTTGCCTCAGGTGAATTCTCTTCCGGTTTTCGCGTACCAGCACGGTTTCAGGGTCAAGAGGAGGAGCAGCACGACGGTCTAACCAGCAAACCGTCATCTGCTTCCTCCATTTCTCGCGATTGA
- the LOC106328264 gene encoding TPR repeat-containing thioredoxin TTL2-like — translation MLKHIKHVLEHDTVADKLRRRSLHFENNKSETVNADCGSPITPLRSPPSGLTSAATTTSTSSFNSSSSESVTGRGGHAPVTTKTDSRRSNPSAAKCKPSTSSAVQSATNNPAAAQLSCTSAAQSYKPTASSAAKSLKSTVPAAAHRRSSSASAGVKVRSSINIPKTASGNPRACRSSLASDSALTTVKQPVKSSTTPPQPVKIVPAGNIIPSGKVHITGMTQGVTKSMVLGPGSKSYGYGSVVRGNSYSPTTSVSSSGTLVIASSSTGGSEVDTSWQRVMNSPNPEEAKRLGNEMFKKGCFIDALKFYDRALKLSPTNAKYHSNRAAALSGLGRIGEAVIECEQAIQLDPNLARARHRLATLLIRLGQVDSAGKHLFCVEEPSDPMVVKVLQQVDRHLNKCAEARRRGLWNVVLTKASAAMESGADMSPQLVMCKVEALLKLQRLDEAQTILASSPNMELLPASFLKIRFFDMISQAYIYFVKSQIELALGRFENAVTFTEKASEIDPRNSEIKALYRNVRLIVRARDRGNELYESERYTEAIAAYTEGLKFDQYNATLLGHRAECFFKVGYWESSIEDCNHALLILPSYTKIRRQRAASYSKLERWDEAVSDYEALRKELSYDREIAESLFHAQVALKRSRGGVVLNMEFGCEVEEISTLEEFKAALTRPGVSVVLFMKVSDRQCKEMSVFMDALCIRYPSLHFLKVDIERCPGVGDAEKVRIVPTFKIYKLGTRMKEIVCPSKEALESSVRHYSL, via the exons ATGTTGAAGCATATCAAACATGTTCTCGAACATGACACTGTCGCCGATAAGCTTCGCCGCAGATCATTGCATTTCGAAAATAATAAATCAGAAACTGTTAATGCGGATTGTGGATCACCGATAACTCCGCTTCGGTCCCCGCCGAGTGGACTCACCTCGGCGGCAACCACCACAAGCACCAGTAGTTTCAATTCTAGCTCGTCTGAATCGGTGACGGGCCGTGGTGGACATGCTCCGGTCACGACAAAAACCGATTCCCGCCGGTCAAATCCATCCGCCGCGAAATGTAAGCCTTCCACTTCCTCCGCCGTTCAGTCTGCGACTAACAATCCCGCCGCCGCTCAGTTGAGCTGTACATCCGCCGCGCAATCTTATAAGCCCACGGCTTCCTCCGCCGCTAAATCTTTAAAGTCCACCGTTCCCGCCGCCGCACATCGGAGGTCGAGCAGTGCCTCCGCCGGAGTTAAAGTTCGGTCGAGCATTAACATCCCAAAGACCGCGAGTGGGAATCCGAGAGCATGTCGGAGCTCTTTAGCTTCAGACTCAGCTTTGACTACCGTAAAACAACCGGTTAAAAGCTCCACTACGCCGCCGCAGCCGGTCAAAATCGTTCCCGCCGGGAATATTATCCCGTCCGGGAAGGTTCATATTACAGGGATGACTCAAGGAGTTACCAAAAGCATGGTACTTGGACCAGGTTCCAAATCGTACGGATACGGCAGCGTTGTCCGAGGAAACAGCTATTCTCCGACAACGTCAGTTTCTTCCTCCGGTACACTTGTAATCGCTAGTAGCTCTACCGGTGGCTCCGAGGTAGATACGTCGTGGCAAAGAGTGATGAATAGTCCGAACCCAGAAGAAGCAAAGAGACTTGGAAACGAAATGTTCAAGAAAGGTTGTTTCATTGATGCTTTGAAGTTTTACGACCGAGCATTAAAGCTCTCACCGACCAATGCGAAGTACCATAGCAACCGGGCAGCTGCATTGTCTGGTCTTGGTCGGATTGGTGAAGCTGTGATTGAGTGTGAACAAGCTATTCAATTGGATCCGAATCTTGCAAGGGCTCGTCATCGTTTAGCCACGTTGCTTATTAG ATTAGGTCAAGTTGATAGTGCCGGGAAGCACTTGTTCTGTGTGGAGGAACCATCAGATCCCATGGTGGTGAAGGTGCTTCAACAAGTTGATAGACACTTGAACAAATGCGCAGAAGCAAGAAGACGCGGTCTATGGAATGTTGTTTTGACAAAAGCAAGTGCAGCAATGGAGTCTGGAGCTGATATGTCTCCTCAG CTAGTTATGTGTAAAGTTGAAGCACTACTGAAACTCCAACGGCTTGATGAGGCTCAAACAATACTAGCATCTTCCCCCAACATGGAACTATTGCCAGCATCTTTCTTAAAGATTCGGTTTTTCGATATGATCTCCCAAGCTTACATATATTTTGTCAAATCTCAGATTGAGTTGGCTCTAGGAAG GTTTGAAAACGCAGTTACATTCACAGAGAAAGCTTCAGAGATCGATCCACGAAACAGTGAGATTAAAGCATTGTATAGAAACGTTAGACTGATAGTTAGGGCGCGTGACCGGGGTAACGAACTTTATGAATCAGAAAGATACACTGAAGCAATCGCAGCTTATACAGAAGGCCTCAAGTTTGATCAATACAATGCTACTCTACTAGGTCATAGAGCAGAGTGTTTCTTTAAAGTTGGGTATTGGGAGAGCTCTATAGAAGACTGTAACCACGCATTGCTCATTTTACCTAGTTACACAAAGATTCGTCGTCAAAGGGCTGCATCATACAGCAAG CTGGAGAGATGGGATGAAGCAGTGAGCGATTATGAAGCCTTAAGAAAGGAACTATCTTACGACAGAGAAATAGCTGAATCTTTGTTTCACGCCCAAGTTGCATTGAAGAGATCCCGCGGTGGAGTGGTTCTAAACATGGAGTTTGGATGTGAAGTTGAGGAGATATCTACCCTCGAAGAGTTCAAAGCTGCATTAACCCGTCCCG GAGTTTCCGTTGTACTTTTTATGAAAGTCTCTGACCGACAATGCAAAGAGATGTCTGTTTTCATGGACGCACTATGTATTCGTTACCCATCTCTACATTTCCTCAAG GTGGACATTGAGAGATGTCCTGGAGTAGGTGATGCAGAGAAAGTGAGAATTGTACCAACATTCAAGATTTACAAACTTGGGACTCGGATGAAGGAGATTGTGTGCCCAAGCAAGGAAGCACTGGAGAGTTCAGTGAGGCACTATAGCCTTTAG
- the LOC106324146 gene encoding uncharacterized protein LOC106324146, which produces MNKNTRIDIPSSSSPSLASADGELHEDDIFAIDITHAPRPSPTQQQHPPARHLQRSKSSLKNVEASGILAALPEPSGGNSYLNHVFHHKPASVLSTSVSSTASSSSSSGGGASARTIPAAPKPPQERLPFTSSFMNGGKFPQSAPVKVPSAMMNRHKKEFKLTDVVDVDDDEEGEMLPPHEMVARSLAQSSLLSCSVLEGAGRTLKGRDLRQVRNAVFRRTGFID; this is translated from the coding sequence ATGAACAAAAACACACGGATCGATATCCCCTCTTCGTCTTCACCATCCTTAGCTTCCGCAGACGGTGAGCTCCACGAAGACGACATCTTCGCAATCGACATAACTCACGCGCCTCGTCCTTCTCCGACGCAGCAACAACACCCACCTGCTCGTCACCTTCAAAGAAGCAAAAGCAGTTTGAAAAACGTGGAAGCTTCCGGTATCCTCGCTGCTCTCCCCGAGCCTTCAGGAGGAAACAGTTACCTCAACCACGTCTTTCACCACAAACCCGCCTCTGTTCTCTCCACTTCAGTCTCCTCCACAGCTTCTTCCTCGTCTTCTTCAGGGGGCGGTGCTTCCGCTCGAACCATCCCCGCCGCTCCTAAACCGCCTCAAGAACGGCTTCCGTTTACGTCTTCTTTTATGAACGGAGGAAAGTTTCCTCAGTCGGCTCCGGTTAAAGTTCCGTCGGCGATGATGAATCGTCATAAGAAGGAGTTTAAGTTGACTGATGTGGTGGATGTTGATGATGATGAGGAAGGGGAGATGCTTCCGCCTCACGAGATGGTAGCTCGTTCTTTGGCTCAGTCTTCGTTGCTGTCTTGCTCGGTGCTTGAAGGAGCAGGAAGAACACTTAAAGGGAGAGATCTCCGGCAGGTAAGGAATGCTGTTTTCAGAAGAACCGGTTTTATTGATTGA